The following coding sequences are from one Triticum urartu cultivar G1812 unplaced genomic scaffold, Tu2.1 TuUngrouped_contig_5096, whole genome shotgun sequence window:
- the LOC125528772 gene encoding actin cytoskeleton-regulatory complex protein pan1-like, producing the protein MAETAAATPPPAPPPATRPKLSGGLEPLDARIKELTSSQGELLARIQKLKQDVQKWRSDVEAQVKTCHNELVEVKEGLASEVQHLKSDIKEIRAALQEEKASSKTEQARKTQDQVLKTGDEQTEQQTAVQA; encoded by the exons ATGGCGGAGACCGCCGCCGCGACTCCGCCTCCTGCTCCACCGCCGGCGACCCGCCCG AAGCTGTCGGGTGGACTGGAGCCGCTGGACGCGCGCATCAAG GAGCTGACCTCGTCGCAGGGGGAGCTGCTGGCCAGGATCCAGAAGCTCAAACAG GACGTGCAGAAATGGCGCTCCGACGTTGAGGCGCAGGTCAAGACCTGCCACAAC GAGCTTGTGGAGGTGAAGGAGGGCCTCGCTTCTGAAGTGCAGCACCTGAAATCC GACATCAAGGAAATCAGGGCTGCTCTCCAGGAAGAGAAGGCAAGCTCAAAAACGGAGCAAGCCAGGAAGACACAAGACCAGGTACTCAAAACCGGTGATGAACAGACGGAGCAACAAACAGCGGTGCAAGCATGA